The Amyelois transitella isolate CPQ chromosome 7, ilAmyTran1.1, whole genome shotgun sequence genomic sequence CGTAAAAAGCATAGCAGATTTAAGGTAATTACACGAAAACGAAGTTTGAACAAAAGCTAATTCTTTCGTAATTGTTCTCAGCTCGGCGCTTTTGTTGAATTGTTAAAGTCATTATCCCGCTATCAAAGTTCCGCTTTTAGTATGTAGGTTACGAATTCAAAATTGTACCACACCATTTGGGGGCAAACAATTAAGCTATATATCATGCCAGGGTGACAGTTATAAGTTCCAAACATTCTTATGAAATtgttcaattatattattgaaaaaaaaaaatacctttgataaaatttatgaagaatgaattgaaaatttttagaaataatattaaatgtgaatctattacaaattttggatattttttcacaaacGGCATATTGTGATAAATGTAATATCTAATTAAAGTTCCTCTTgatatcttttataaatactttttctgtttgcttataatagtaaaatattataaaatcgaaAAGTTGACACTACTTTATAAAACAGTCAATGCGGCAataattccaatttcaaaagtGAAAAATTCCGATACCACGCCAGCTAAAGCTGTgcaaaaaatcttaaatacaAGGCTGATAAGAGATAccattaattatgattattcCTTGACATGATACCAAGAAGGACACAACAAGCTTTCAACTATATTTTGTTGTATTGCCACATTATTTAATCTTACTGTTTTTGTATACACAATAATCACGACCGAATTCGTAAAGTATCTATAcaactttaatttattctgCGGTTTATGCTACTATTgtatttataggtatttaaagtACTATTACCAATTCTCGTGAACCAATGTATGTACGCTGGATTTGTAAGGATCTAACACGTATTAACGCagtaaaatttgtattatctTTTTGCCACTGTTACCTTTGCCTATGATAAGACGTAATATACCTTGGTGTgtagtattttattactaaattattttcattaatttggtaatttatttgtaaaatcaattacgttatacattttattaggTTTAAGTGTTTAGGTTGGTTAGTGGCATTATTGATCTTTTATATGAAAGGTAGGTTAGTTGTTTCAAATtgtcaaaattttgtattgcttctttcaataaattcaataagtTACAAAAAGGGTGCAGATTTTTGTAATCTTACCTTTCCCCTATGCCACATGTGGTGACCCTTCTAATCGTTTTACACTTTTAAGAGTAGTTTCTTTCCAGATTTACAACGTCATTCGATAAGATACAATATTGTCTTTAATTCGAAGTAAAAGTACTAAAATACGAATTTTTctatcatattttgttttctcaaCACTTCAAAagcatatataaatacatatatctctACCTAACAGTTGTGGGTTTACAcaacaaaataagtttaaatattacgttgggattttataaaatacacagGGACACACAGCGTAATgcgattttgttttaagtataggtactatgtagtgatggtAATGCAAGCATTTTAGTTTGGCATTGcgtaaaagtttttattcaatatagaTAACAGAATTCACTTTTTTGAATACTTTAAAACGttatcaacaaataaatattggagttgattttaatcttatatttAGCAGATATTGAAATTGTCTTATCCTGTTTATTCTATCAATCTAGTTTACTCGCGGGCAGCGCCCACTAgacatatgtatgtgcatACGTATACTTCCTGCGCCACAACTGGGACCTGTATAGGACCTAGGACAGCCTATATAAAGCCTGTTATCTGTCAATTCGGCACACAAGCCCTAGTGCTAGCAGTGAAGTACTGTGTTAGATTAGAAACAATAGCAAAATGTTTGCCAAGGTAAAATCGTGTTTCAAATGTGGGTCCAGTGAAGTTTtggttaattaatattattgataataaattaagagtagttttagtttagaTGTGTTCCATgtaagtaaagaaataaaacttaattaggTTTGGCGACTGGCGATAACAGCGGGACATTTGCGTTATCATTATCatggataaaaaattaaatatgtttatcttCATTTAGACAacgattttttcttttttttatttccatagaTTGTTCTCGCTTGTGCGTTGGTGTGTGTGGCCAGTGCTGGCCTCATAGCTCCACATGGAGGCCTCCTTGGAGCTGGGTTAGCTGGACCATACGGCCATGGACTTGCCGCTCCCGCTTATGGTCTTGGATTAGGTAGAAATTCGTTATTTgcttaatattgtatttaagtAACATTGCTTATAATAGAAAGAGTCCAATTCCGCTGCTGgtatatttctaaattattttttatgtttatattttaatataaaattataatttaagaaatctaaataaaataaataagtaaataataataagcagTAATACCTActgctttatttttaagtgtagTAATAGTCTAATAATATGTTACTGTAGCAATTGTTTGGTTGCACATTTagtaagattttataaaaaaaggtcaaaatttttatgtaagtattgcAATCAGAAACCTTTCTTACTTGTATTAAAAGTGACCGCATTCTTGCTGAGTTTGTATGCAGTATGAAAATAGGATGGTTTCGAGTCAGGATAGCTTCGATTCTGGGAAAGATgtgcttattattattagtattgtgTAATATTACcgtgtgccatgtggttcccgacactttaatataataggaccactccatctcttaaccgtggatgtcgtaaaaagcaactaagggaatggctaataaacttggcaccttttataaattttatcagaGGTGATGATATTTCTTATAGGTGACggcctagcaacctctcactatttgaatttcaattcccttactaagccaaacaacggaacgtggactttcagtcatttcaaccTGTTGGCTGCGTTTACCCAGCAAGaggtatcccttgcggggtagacaccaTTTAGCCAATATGACACCGtttgatacaaataaatagatatacatactttttttagGACATGGTGGTCTTGTTGCCCACGGCGCTCCTTTCCTGCGAGCACCGATCGCGCCCATCGCTCACGCCGCCGCCCCTGTTGAGGTCTATGTGagtagtaaaaataacaaatcaatctatactaatattatacatacatatattctttctttctttctctttctctttctaATACTAATTtcttttactaatattatatagagaATAATATCGTTAACGATAACATGTATACCATATGATGGCTTCTGATATTCGACCGCGATTAATGGCATAGCGTGTTTTCCGAAGCGCGAAAATTTCACATtgcaggttttttttaaactactgATGATCCATTCCACTACGCTCTGCCTACttcgtaaaggataaagacgcgattatatgtagatTCTTGTTCTTatatttaagagctaactctttCCGGTGGAGTAAAGAGCGTCGTCCatttatctcttttttttgctagtttaataattaataataaaactctaTCTGTATCAcacagccaaacagctgagcttggcctatcagtattttcaagactggtggctctgtctaccagctaggcataaagacgtgattatacatatgtatgtactttatctgtattttgtttgtagtcCCACCCCCGCTACACCTTCAACTACGGCGTTGCTGATGGCCACACTGGCGATCAGAAGAGCCAATGGGAAGCACGTGATGGAGACGTGGTCAAGGGACAATATTCCTTGGTTGAACCTGACGGCACTGTTCGCACTGTCAACTACTCTGCTGATGACCACAATGGGTGAGAAACGTTTTACAATAAACGCCTTTTCTCTTAATTgctcttttataataatgaggGTTATCAAAGCGCTTTTAGTCATAATTTGCCCCGTATTATGATTTCTATGTTCATAAATACATTAGATGTGTGAAGTTTGACATGGCGTAAAAAAACCACCATCGACTTTATTCCCTTTCCACGGTCAATTCGAACTAAACAGAGGTTTTTGCGGTTGTCATAGAGATAAAGAGTAATTTTACaatagttttttatatttatagccCCGCTCTTAAATAAGTCTTAGTCTTGCTAATTTCGAGAATCAAAACTCACTTCTTACTAAATACTTATTGCATTTGTAACGCCAcgcataattattattcttcaTAATCATTCTTAAGATTCCtacacataaattattttaaatgaattttgaatgatttttgtaaaaacatctttaaagtgttataaaatatgtataattatgagTCTCATACGGATATCTATTTTTTCCTAGATTCAATGCCGTCGTAAGCAGACAAGGTCACGCCGCGCATCCCGCCGCCGCCCCCGTCGTGGTGGGCCATGGTTTGGCGCATGGACATCTACTAGGCTAAACCAATAACACCTCCCGCGATACACCAACACGAcatctatttattatatacgtaTTGTAGGTTACACAATGGTATGGGACATTTTAAAGCAATGCTTCACAGTCCATGTAAAAGTTTTAGTTTGAGTTAGAACAccaatttgaatttagaagaCGGTCCTAAAGGCTTGGGAGTGGAAAAAAAGATGAGATAGCCACATGCGATTGGTAATTGGCTATTCTTGGACTGTGTAAGAGGCTCGACGTTTCATAATGTGTATAACTTTGGGACTACATGGCCCTATTCATATCTTTTTCCTGAAACGCTACTACGACTGCTGttgtattataatttcttaGTGTAAGTCCTTCAGGTTTTCAgactttttaatacattttatgaaaCGTCTGATATAACGCCTGTGAGGTGCTAGCAAGAGCTTTCGCTTTTGTGACTGATgttgtattataatatattgttcataatgaaaaattgttttatttattttatttgtagaaaACTTATTCTTTTTCAACAAATGCAGTTTCAATGATGGAAAACTTTCATGACGAAAAATCCTGCGATTTTATCgttaaagtaaataagtatatttattaattcaatgtttattaattattatcgtTACCATAATCTTTAAAGAGTTTAGAAGAATTGACAGAGATACAAAGTAGTGTACCGGTAACcggaaaaataatagtttataaGTCATTAGATGACGGATCTACTTTAATCCTATACCAAGACCTTCATTGTTTGACATTTGATACTAAATTATCGTAATTTTGCTCGGTTCAAAGTAGCTGTTATAATTGatgacttttaataaatatgtggGCCAGTGTTATTTTCAGGGATAATCTATTCAAATGCCTTTGGTATAATCTTACCTCTACAATTATCTAGCAAACACCAAGAAGTATTATTTCTCAGAGaacaaagaatattttattccgTAATCTAAAATTAccatattgtttattttttccttttgtttttacgacaagaaactttttattgtGTATCAAGTCTTTAAACATCCATATATTCTGTAGTAGTTCTCATGACTTATAAAGTAGAATTGTTGGCTGACAAAACTTTGTCAAAAaactagaatttttattttacttatttaccaACTTAATAATTTGACCGTGTCTATAGCTGACAAGTAGCACACCTCATTTTCAAACTACATTCAAGATCTAGGCTAAAATGTCAGTCATAATTAAACTGACATAATATGTTACGAAACAACTTCAAGCTTGGAAGTAATTTATAGTAGGAACAAAGAGATGGCGTTAAATAGAGATCTCGTTCCGTTTTAGCtttctatttgtttgtttggaatacgaacattttaattattgtaaattggtgtataataatattgattatcTCAACTACCAAAATATATTACTGAGTCTTATAAATTTGTGtcaaatgtagaaaaaaactAACAGTTTCGTTCCACATTTCATAACTGCTTGTGTCATACTGAAGACACACGTAATTATGTTTCGATCGAAAccaatttaatattgaatcCTATTTATATCTAGTAAATCAGTCACTTTAATATCATAGACAAAGTATCTATCAATTCATCCTCacaaaaggtcaggtcgaGTGTATTCCAAGGAAAGAAGtatcctgcatacttctttcgtatTCTATCTATCGTTGTTATTGGAAAAATATGGTGTCCGTCTGCCTCATTAGGAAAGAGCGTGATTTGTATAAAAAGCATAAATTCCCTAATTTAACTAAGGGAATGTTTTTCTATGACAATAAAatgttcaatttaaattaatttattttacacatcTAGTAACGACAATTTTACAAtgaagataaataaacataaagatGATCAGTCTTCCAGTCCACCAGTATTTtctaatgatgatgatgatgattctCTTGTTGAGCGTGATGAGCGGGGGCGGTGTGTTTGACTACTGCGTTGAATCTGCAAAAAGACATCAATATTGAAAAACCATTACTTTCATCAATCCGTTGAGTCATTATTATCCACTTTATTTAATGGATccgtaaacaatatttaaataatgagtaatacgaatatttcgatGTAATAAAGTAAGTTTTTACCCGTTATGTTTGTCCGAAGTATATTCCACAGTCCTGATAGAGCCATCAGCTTCATGGAAAGAGTATACACCTCTTACAACATCACCATCCCGAACTTCATGCTGGAACTTCTTATCACCAGTGTGAGGGTCATCCACGTTGTACTCATACTGATATTTAGGATGCGcctgaaattaatatattagaaagatttaaatattaatctaaTTTGAATGCGTTAAACTAAACTAGATCTTGATAAAGTAGATTAGGACGCAAGATGAATAAATGAGTTGAAAGTTGTAATAAATTCGGAATCGTGTGTTTATGTGAATCGCCTCATCATGAATTTGAAATGAACTCACGTAATAGTCAATCGGTTGCTCATGTGAGTCGTCAGTGTGCGAATCAGTCTGATGTTGATAGACAGGGACGCGATGCACTTTGATTGGGCGTACAGGATGATGAGCTAACACTTTATGGAATACGGGAACATGGACAGGATGACTTTCAAGTTGAACAGGTTGGCTTGCATGGTGTATGGGCTGAATTTCATGATGGACGGGTTGACTAGCATGATGAATAGGCTGACTTTCGTGATGTACAGGCTGACTTTCATGATGTACAGGTTGACTCTCGTGATGAACAGGTTGACTTTGGTGATGACCAGATTGACTCGCACGATATACAGGCACAGCGTAAGCTAAATGTTGAGGAACTTGATGAACCAATTTCTCTTCTTGCACTGGCACATATTGAACAGCTTGAGCTTGTTGGCCAGCATGTTCAGTATTTTCTTGTGACTCCTGTTGTTCGTTGACTTCATgtacaatattatttgtataacttGACTGTTCATGGCTTTCTGGAATCTGGTATTGCACTTCCTGATTTTGAGAAGGATCGTTATCATATTTCATTAACAGCTTAAATTCCCGAGGTTGTGCGCGTTGCAATACTGTTTTGGACTCATTGCTCTGTTCTTCTCCATTTGATACTCCTAACACCACAATCAGGACCAACACCTGCAAAAGGATTTATATTAGTAATCAGACTACGAGTGAATGTTTAATTTGCATATACGGCAGCGGACGTACTCTAGCTAACATTTTGATCTTTCTCCTCTGACTTCCGCGGTGGAACTGATGAATTAGAATAGCTTATTACGCCAATATATAGTGGAGACGTTACGAGAGAGTTTTGAATCGATTTGTTACTGCTCGGGGAGCCATGTTAGTGGCCCACCACGCGCTTGCTTTGTATGATGTAATTTACGTAACCAATGTGAAGGTTGTCAGATCTAACTGGTGCACAGATATGCAAGCTCACTGATTTATTGCATTGAAATGCCTATGTATTTCACACTTCACTGTCAATATAGTAATCAAAGATTCCAATATGAAAGTATCCTCAAACAAAGTACATCTGTACGTATCGGtactaatttgtttattatttagcaattttatttcttcagtcaacttttcaaataattctAAATGCAGATATGCATTGAATATAATAACACATtacatgttataattttatcagtCACAATAAAGCAACTTATAAccacattaataaaaataaaccatttaattttaataacttaaacaTTCATATCCAGATTTTGAGGTGTCATTCAAAACTGAGACAAGATGATTAAAATGATGGTACTGAGGCAAGCATTATCCAGCAATGAGATCGTGGCAATGATCTAACTACTCAACTCTCACTTTTGAACTTAGCAGACGGAAATCCGCTGTATTTCATCACACAATGACCTGACAAACTAAAtgacatttacatatattcCTTCGCCAACACAGTAGATGAATAtcacaatttataatatttctgtCAACACGATCAGGCACTCAGGAATTTCTTTGTCCCGTAATAATTCCTTGTATAAACTATAAGATTTATCCTTTTTCTAAATCAAGTTCACGAGAATTTGTAACTTCCACTAACGATGAATTTAGCAGAAATAAATGGTAATACAtttgtgtaattaattttttacataatgttttacctttaaaactaaaacaaattctatcgcattttgttttaaatattttttgaattggCTCAAATTTATTCCCTCTAAAGAGGAGAGGATATAACCAGGGCTAATGTGAAGAGGTAAAAGATCATTTATCGTCTAATCTATGTGTgtctaataatttttctatctCATTTtactacattatttttaaaacaattacaaaaaaaataatgtagtttTAGTGACTTCCATCGGCCTATGTCCAGCCATGAACCACATTTTTTGTTCGTTCTTTTAAGTGACCTAATACTCTATTTCgctttttgttaaataattagaatTCAGTTGTTTTGTTAAGGCAGACCTGTCTCATAAACTCCTACATAATTTCAGTAATCAACATGCACTCACATGTACTTATATATCTTGTCTATGTTATTCATCAAATAATACTTGTCAAAATTACTTCATGTCAGTAgttcatattatattaatagctaatagtctataaatataaagcaactggttttgtatttgttttgaaCCGATAAGGTATAATCAATCACCATTATATTTGGTCGTATGATGTAATAAACACTTGATACAAGTATTTAATAGACTTTGTTGCgtcttaataataatgttacacTTAGTGCGATAGAACCAAATTGCCCAAATTTCTTTGCcagtgctatttttatctGTTGATCGAAAATGCaaactttttatatacatGATTTTATCAAAGTCAAATTGatctttttaagattattaattTCGTCTAAtacagaaatattttataagaccACATTAGATGTAGAAGAAGAACACTTCTACATCTAATGTAGTCTAATAAAATGTTGTACACGTATTGAACGCAACATTACACTTTCTATGTATAACAGAAACCGATTTCCTTGGTTCATCTAAAATCAATATCGAGTTTAATATGCGCGGTAGGACCTTATTatctaatattgttttatgtaatGGATAACCCATAAGTCTATATTTTATggctaaaattaatatattcaatatttgtctcataaattatgtaatgaaataaatacatttataggctcttttaaaattataaattagaaGATAAGAAGTACGTAACGTAAAATGAGATAGTGAAGAAAAACGAATTACTAAAGAGCTTCAAGTAAACCATACTTacttagtattatttttttctttgccaaTAAAGATTATGTGATAAAGTATCAATGATCAGAAGAATCCTTGTATGCATAATACtggtttatttatatcaaacatcattaaataaataaaaatagaaataatttttgttcaatttatttaacactTACAAactatacaaacataaaaaaaagtcaacaTAAACTTAATGGTGATGAGGTTCTATGTGTTTTGTGACGGCGGAATTTTTAACATAAGCGTTGAATCtgaaacaagaaataaatgaagtttcataaaaacataggtacttattccaacatctaaactaatattttaaatccaaGTATGAgtttattaacaaatttatttgttatttctttacacaatatttcatataatatcttcttgaaatttgcATACCTAATCAAAAAGCGCTAAGAACGAaatatgatgataaaaaataacacaagtttcgaacttacttcgaggctaactcaatcggTGTTATTtatcccgtatttatttatttttacttgggATTGGTGATAAGTACCGCGGGCTAAACCTAGTTATAACATGAAACCCACTTAGAAAGCTGATATGTGGATAGGATACCAGATACTATAGTGAGATAAAGtgtcatacatattttaaatatgtttaaaagatgAAGGTCAAAAATATAGGTGAGTGTTATAAGTcaatgattaaatattttcacagaaaaacatataaagttacaacttaaattgtaaaattttgttcttATGTAATAGCACAGACTCAGATAtcaaattataagaaaacagACAAATAATTCCATTTCAATATACGAGTGTGCATAGATTTTTTTagccatattttttgttattcaaaGTACTTTTGAGTATGCTTTCGATAATTCTCATCTAATATTTCAAAAGCTTTTGCCTGTAAATTAATGTATGTTCAATTTTTTTGGGAATATTTGGCATGAAAGGGTTATCAACCAAGTTATATGAATTCACTTtcgcttttaaaatattaattaataggaAAGGTCCATGCCAATCGTAAACTATAACTAAGAAATAATCATATACCTACAAATGATATACCTGTTTGTAGCAATCGGTATTTTTAACACGAGGTCAATGACTATTCAAATGTCATTCCGCGTATTAGTTACTAGTGGGTAAGTTATtagattgaaatatttaatctgATTTTCATTTTCCAAACAATGCAGTATATGAACCCTGGTcgctttgtataattttacctGAACGCTTACGGTAGTAACTTTTTTCCTGGAATATGATAAGACAGTtcgtatatttaaaaatagaactcaTAATTAATGCTCACCCAGTTATCTTGTCCGAAGAATACTCTACAGTGCGTACGGACCCATCAGGTTCATGCAGACTGTACACTCCCTTCACCACGTCGCCATCGCGGGTCTCATGTTGGTACTTGTTGTCATGAGTATTTGGATCTTCTACTTTGTACTCGT encodes the following:
- the LOC106132073 gene encoding cuticle protein 7-like, with amino-acid sequence MFAKIVLACALVCVASAGLIAPHGGLLGAGLAGPYGHGLAAPAYGLGLGHGGLVAHGAPFLRAPIAPIAHAAAPVEVYSHPRYTFNYGVADGHTGDQKSQWEARDGDVVKGQYSLVEPDGTVRTVNYSADDHNGFNAVVSRQGHAAHPAAAPVVVGHGLAHGHLLG
- the LOC106132063 gene encoding histidine-rich protein PFHRP-II-like — translated: MLARVLVLIVVLGVSNGEEQSNESKTVLQRAQPREFKLLMKYDNDPSQNQEVQYQIPESHEQSSYTNNIVHEVNEQQESQENTEHAGQQAQAVQYVPVQEEKLVHQVPQHLAYAVPVYRASQSGHHQSQPVHHESQPVHHESQPVHHESQPIHHASQPVHHEIQPIHHASQPVQLESHPVHVPVFHKVLAHHPVRPIKVHRVPVYQHQTDSHTDDSHEQPIDYYAHPKYQYEYNVDDPHTGDKKFQHEVRDGDVVRGVYSFHEADGSIRTVEYTSDKHNGFNAVVKHTAPAHHAQQENHHHHH